The following coding sequences are from one Enterococcus sp. 4G2_DIV0659 window:
- the lepB gene encoding signal peptidase I, translating to MRGIYFFLFICLCVLFFVKIATHRVSGVSMMPTLENKDYLFIIKGKKPSRYSLVTFAPKKHSADSYVKRILGLPGDRIWLDKNTVYLNHQMAQSNPTPENELQLSGSDLPDGTLKVRVTWEVASKLQGLEKIPEGQYFVLGDNRNHSNDSRHLGLIDQKQIEGVVSFRYYPLNRIGLID from the coding sequence GTGAGAGGGATATATTTTTTTCTTTTTATCTGTTTATGCGTCCTTTTTTTTGTAAAAATTGCCACACATAGAGTTAGCGGCGTATCAATGATGCCAACGTTAGAAAACAAAGACTATCTTTTTATAATAAAAGGGAAGAAACCAAGTCGATACTCTTTAGTAACGTTTGCACCTAAAAAACACTCAGCTGATTCATACGTAAAACGTATCCTAGGGCTACCAGGCGATAGAATTTGGTTAGATAAAAATACTGTTTATCTTAATCATCAGATGGCTCAAAGTAATCCTACTCCAGAAAATGAACTGCAGCTTTCTGGCAGTGATTTACCAGATGGAACGTTGAAAGTACGAGTGACATGGGAAGTTGCTTCTAAGCTTCAAGGATTGGAAAAAATTCCTGAAGGACAATATTTTGTCTTAGGCGATAATAGAAACCATTCCAATGATAGTAGACATCTGGGATTGATTGATCAGAAACAAATAGAAGGCGTGGTATCTTTTAGATATTACCCGCTGAATAGAATCGGTTTAATAGATTGA
- a CDS encoding helix-turn-helix domain-containing protein has protein sequence MRVFLDETYDRKLKVLSYIDNQRKIVSIKNISENTNLSEKTVLQIIRQFEQEFSSSSGQFQISYVNKTIKGIIAENLDVMSIAGKYLKDSILYKIIYNIFLYEKVDVKKFCELEYISPSTFSRYRQRLASILKKFDLKLSRVNKISGDELKIRNFFFLFFSHASNQWEFKPQEYREIENNIYKKVESWSSINNVKKIRICLLIYISNIRSSQKHNCKNGILVDLSKMSEFDYKEALVNYFRSKKNRSQEQIWQEVSFIQLFMYKEDLLTEKIQFDQYTSFFNEENFSFIKSSNLLTEKIINTFFLNTEGEPEKLFLRIRQEIDKMHLILSTCYIDVSVFSYVYDPINCYYRDKTEEELIEHIHQILEDLQLSSTYKSWWRDLKIEKTSLVEYIYLIVYMLLNEMQEYTFPPVKVMVQNSKAFAETIMANKVALVFTDRVQLVEGLQDQPDVLITDTHLPEVSDTTRIVFTNSFSSLSDFNKIIDEIKQEILKKYSHRTFIQTFSNSR, from the coding sequence ATGAGAGTTTTTTTAGATGAAACTTATGATAGAAAGTTGAAAGTGTTAAGTTATATAGACAATCAAAGAAAAATAGTAAGTATAAAAAATATATCTGAAAACACAAATCTTTCTGAAAAAACAGTTTTACAAATTATTAGGCAGTTTGAACAAGAATTTTCATCATCTTCTGGTCAATTTCAAATTAGTTATGTGAATAAGACAATTAAAGGAATTATTGCAGAAAATTTAGATGTAATGTCAATTGCGGGAAAGTATTTAAAAGATTCTATCCTGTACAAGATTATTTATAATATTTTTTTATATGAAAAAGTAGATGTAAAAAAATTTTGTGAACTAGAATACATAAGTCCTTCAACTTTTTCTCGTTATCGACAACGACTAGCTTCGATTTTGAAAAAATTTGATTTAAAGCTATCTCGTGTAAATAAAATTTCTGGTGATGAATTGAAAATAAGAAACTTTTTCTTTCTATTTTTTTCACATGCATCGAACCAATGGGAATTTAAACCACAGGAATATAGAGAAATTGAAAATAATATCTATAAGAAAGTAGAATCGTGGTCTTCTATTAACAATGTAAAAAAGATCAGGATTTGTCTGCTGATTTATATAAGCAATATACGATCTTCTCAAAAACATAATTGTAAAAATGGAATTTTAGTTGACTTATCCAAAATGTCTGAATTTGACTATAAAGAAGCCTTAGTTAATTATTTTCGTTCAAAGAAAAATCGATCACAAGAGCAAATTTGGCAAGAAGTAAGTTTTATTCAATTATTTATGTATAAAGAAGACTTACTTACAGAAAAAATACAATTTGATCAATATACTTCATTTTTTAATGAAGAAAATTTTTCATTTATCAAAAGTAGCAATCTACTGACCGAAAAAATCATCAATACTTTTTTCTTGAACACTGAAGGAGAACCTGAAAAGTTATTTCTTAGGATTAGACAAGAAATAGACAAAATGCACTTGATTTTGTCTACTTGCTATATTGATGTAAGTGTCTTTAGTTATGTATATGACCCAATTAACTGTTATTACCGTGATAAAACGGAAGAAGAACTAATTGAACATATTCATCAAATACTGGAGGATTTACAGTTATCATCCACCTATAAAAGTTGGTGGAGGGATCTTAAAATAGAGAAAACATCGCTTGTTGAGTATATTTATTTGATTGTTTACATGTTATTAAACGAAATGCAAGAGTATACTTTTCCCCCAGTAAAGGTAATGGTTCAAAATTCCAAAGCATTTGCAGAAACGATTATGGCAAATAAAGTAGCGTTGGTTTTTACAGATCGAGTGCAATTAGTTGAAGGATTACAAGATCAACCAGATGTATTAATTACAGACACTCATTTACCGGAAGTATCAGATACTACCAGAATCGTCTTCACTAACTCATTTTCAAGCTTGAGTGATTTTAATAAAATAATTGATGAAATCAAGCAAGAAATTCTAAAGAAGTATAGCCATCGTACGTTTATACAGACATTTAGCAATTCCCGTTGA
- a CDS encoding L-type lectin-domain containing protein, which yields MFRNFKKITFFYALAIGLTLSMPSQAEAIASEDAPQSVPLTDIFKVPAGAHSTVRGNTVIITDAETERIGSIFSTEINKVDLSKDFEAEMYINLEGTADGVTFVFHNDADRAAKFDGTNGATGNAMGAYAHGVDSNYLNQKILRRQLKSSFAIEFDTYLNGDNFDADILRNEDRGHVAYAFPDQVDSYVFNWNQSLKVNHQGLQYPSFPLGDGKWRLLKVHWKTWNASNYGVLTYEYEGLDPVEAPIHKNTFKFSPGGSEKVYWGFTGSTGALTEKAMVAFRSVPGLVNYEDSVKLLNAKGLPATTTKAVAPTEEVTVQYSGKYTGGIQNLLSPVLKLTLSAGQVYQPGTLIVNGQSVTPTVIGNTLSIPVADLSLTSSKLDVVFNVRNPSIGVTTDQNITSQMVGSNYISPELVSSYKVDAIKPKGEGKISLIDLGDTQAITAVADYTKFLKDWSDDISAKANIKVSLKAGQDIEGLVNTIGPDFFVVELTDEVGNKADVDVPVFIKDPNDAVSQDNKHLLHGDGFTVFTKDYPTTKAAVETMIRDKGKLNLWRVDPFPPSMIANTSINIASTTLPVLNGASTVKEGIYKVTLTYGTGTSQVTKTIDVNIKNSVGKVTVDFVNEAGVSIDKSPTKLVLEGDMDTTINLSLNPEVKKRIADIENDNYRLVGRPADETAVLIVGENVVVEYEFTGYLSLATAPTSLDFKVHSGFIEQKRISEPEVIGSNLVVSDTRVTKEQWNLKAKIITDLQSEDGTQKMTDVIKYKNAKDEVTLNDASSVIYTPDTITANKYDITEDRWKAHKEGFFLDFPAGSLKALGKYKAQLEITLENAK from the coding sequence ATGTTTCGTAATTTTAAAAAAATAACTTTTTTCTACGCTTTAGCGATTGGATTAACACTATCAATGCCTTCGCAAGCTGAAGCAATAGCTTCAGAAGACGCACCTCAAAGTGTTCCCTTAACAGATATCTTTAAAGTTCCAGCAGGAGCTCATAGTACAGTTAGGGGAAACACCGTAATTATCACAGATGCTGAGACAGAAAGAATTGGGAGTATATTCTCAACGGAAATAAACAAAGTTGATTTAAGTAAAGACTTTGAAGCTGAGATGTATATTAATTTAGAAGGTACAGCGGATGGTGTGACATTCGTTTTTCACAATGATGCAGATCGAGCTGCGAAATTTGATGGAACGAATGGTGCAACCGGTAATGCGATGGGAGCATACGCTCATGGTGTAGACTCCAATTATCTGAATCAGAAAATACTACGAAGACAGTTGAAAAGCAGTTTTGCGATTGAGTTTGACACCTATCTGAATGGTGATAACTTTGATGCGGATATTTTAAGAAATGAGGACAGGGGGCACGTAGCTTACGCATTCCCTGACCAAGTAGATTCGTATGTATTTAACTGGAATCAGTCTCTTAAAGTGAATCATCAAGGATTGCAATATCCTTCTTTCCCTTTAGGTGATGGAAAATGGCGACTTTTGAAGGTTCACTGGAAAACATGGAATGCATCGAATTATGGGGTGCTGACTTATGAATATGAAGGGTTGGATCCAGTAGAAGCGCCGATACACAAGAATACGTTTAAGTTTAGTCCTGGTGGTAGTGAAAAAGTTTATTGGGGATTTACTGGTTCAACGGGAGCTTTAACAGAAAAAGCAATGGTTGCATTCCGTTCAGTTCCTGGTTTGGTCAACTATGAAGATAGCGTAAAGCTCTTGAATGCTAAAGGGTTGCCAGCAACGACAACAAAAGCAGTTGCTCCAACTGAGGAAGTCACAGTGCAATATTCAGGTAAATATACAGGTGGAATACAAAATTTACTTTCGCCGGTCCTAAAGCTTACTTTGTCAGCAGGACAAGTATATCAACCAGGAACATTAATTGTAAATGGACAAAGTGTAACGCCAACGGTGATAGGAAACACTTTAAGTATTCCTGTAGCTGACTTGTCATTAACAAGTAGTAAACTGGACGTTGTATTTAACGTTAGAAATCCGAGCATAGGAGTAACAACTGATCAAAATATAACAAGTCAGATGGTAGGTAGTAACTATATCTCACCTGAGTTAGTAAGTTCGTATAAAGTAGATGCTATCAAACCAAAAGGAGAAGGGAAAATTTCTCTCATTGATTTGGGTGATACACAAGCAATTACTGCAGTTGCGGACTATACAAAATTTTTAAAAGATTGGTCAGATGATATTTCTGCAAAAGCAAATATCAAAGTATCGCTAAAAGCAGGGCAAGATATTGAAGGATTGGTAAATACTATTGGGCCTGATTTCTTTGTAGTAGAGTTAACGGATGAAGTTGGCAACAAGGCAGACGTTGACGTCCCAGTATTTATTAAAGATCCAAATGATGCAGTTTCTCAGGATAATAAACACTTATTGCATGGAGATGGGTTCACAGTATTTACTAAGGACTATCCAACAACTAAGGCAGCAGTTGAAACCATGATTCGAGACAAAGGAAAGCTTAATTTATGGCGAGTTGATCCGTTCCCGCCATCGATGATAGCCAATACGTCCATTAATATTGCTTCTACAACCTTACCAGTTCTTAATGGAGCTTCTACTGTTAAAGAAGGAATTTATAAAGTCACTCTAACTTACGGTACAGGCACATCACAAGTAACAAAAACGATCGATGTGAATATAAAAAACAGTGTTGGTAAAGTTACAGTTGATTTTGTCAATGAAGCAGGGGTCAGCATAGATAAGAGTCCAACAAAACTTGTTTTGGAAGGCGATATGGATACGACCATAAATTTAAGTTTAAATCCTGAAGTTAAAAAAAGAATAGCGGATATTGAGAACGATAACTATCGTCTTGTGGGTCGTCCTGCTGATGAAACAGCAGTGCTGATTGTTGGAGAAAATGTTGTTGTTGAATATGAATTCACTGGCTATCTTTCTTTAGCTACGGCACCTACTAGTTTAGACTTCAAAGTACATTCGGGATTTATTGAACAGAAACGAATCTCTGAACCCGAAGTTATAGGCTCAAATCTAGTGGTATCTGATACGCGTGTAACCAAAGAACAATGGAATTTAAAAGCGAAGATTATTACTGATTTACAAAGTGAAGATGGCACTCAGAAAATGACAGATGTCATTAAGTATAAAAATGCTAAAGATGAAGTGACATTGAATGATGCAAGTAGTGTGATCTATACGCCAGATACAATTACCGCGAATAAGTACGATATCACTGAAGATCGGTGGAAGGCTCATAAAGAAGGATTTTTCCTTGATTTTCCAGCAGGCTCTTTGAAAGCATTAGGAAAATATAAAGCGCAGTTGGAAATTACTTTAGAAAATGCAAAATAA
- the lepB gene encoding signal peptidase I, protein MSWREQKKIEKKSVHSRRLYKNNQVNYEKKKQIKKKPSDEWQEHTIHLKASKLKKKSVKRKKKYIRKKRWRKQVQQLMKELGISFILLGTILYIISLFTFSVVKIEGYSMMPTVNNGDRVFVSKLSKVKRFSMILYKDSKSNEYAVRRIIGLPEEQVSYRNDILTINNVEVYERFLAEQLSRAKDSKTTFTEDWKPSGASIPKGKYLVLGDNRPYAIDSRTYGYIDEKEIIGVVEMRIFPIHTISQF, encoded by the coding sequence GTGAGTTGGAGGGAACAAAAAAAAATTGAAAAAAAAAGTGTCCACTCTAGAAGGCTATACAAAAATAATCAAGTAAATTATGAAAAAAAGAAACAGATTAAAAAAAAGCCTTCAGATGAATGGCAAGAGCATACCATTCATCTGAAGGCTAGTAAACTAAAAAAGAAATCAGTTAAGAGAAAAAAAAAGTACATAAGAAAAAAACGATGGCGTAAACAAGTACAACAATTAATGAAAGAATTGGGAATTAGTTTTATTTTATTAGGAACTATCTTGTACATTATCTCACTATTTACTTTTTCAGTTGTAAAAATTGAAGGTTATTCCATGATGCCTACTGTAAATAATGGTGATAGGGTATTTGTTAGTAAGTTAAGTAAAGTCAAACGTTTTAGTATGATTTTATATAAAGATTCAAAAAGTAACGAATATGCTGTTCGCCGAATTATTGGTCTGCCTGAAGAACAAGTAAGTTACAGAAACGATATACTCACAATCAATAATGTTGAAGTTTATGAACGTTTTTTAGCGGAACAATTGAGTCGAGCCAAAGATAGTAAGACTACTTTTACAGAAGACTGGAAACCTAGTGGTGCTAGTATTCCAAAAGGAAAGTACCTAGTTTTAGGTGATAATAGACCTTATGCAATAGATAGCAGAACGTATGGATATATTGACGAAAAAGAAATTATTGGTGTAGTAGAGATGCGTATATTTCCGATTCATACTATTAGTCAGTTCTAA
- a CDS encoding helix-turn-helix domain-containing protein, translating to MNKKFMKKNEANKFDLFKKIIFSTDGISIQEVINQNGDSKSTIYRYIQQINEDLALAFPDEVVRVNQKSAFLYVSLPKSMNIAYVIDYLRFYYITVSPEYTIFSAAADRNYSSLESLAQSVNLSPSYTYKTLTSLNKLLKPFNIKTAFGDESKKTNIYGNELDIRFFLFFSYWSILKGLFWPFNRSPKHFKDLPVPISTMLSPSQQTRIRYFQNITYWRILYLQEKINIDSDFLTYLLILNNGNPTIFTLNFDNVLSTEELRTEEAYFGFLARFFISDIDTAEIKKQTAQLFIDSDLPLVSSCHTLLTKLQEKYTLLMSEDDFHFFFYHLMMALIYIQYIGIDYETLQEYEERLFLLDTDTEDFSRIGKELTEFTRSFLKNDSFFKRNLSDGLLNYLVNLLYYIVDSSTKIEPLTIFCQYSKNLYTVDEIKNGLLTIFGKKIIRFTKIITEADIVISDCYEGDIANDNFFYFDNPFDPNLWKQLSSFVNSRLHNATFFK from the coding sequence ATGAATAAGAAATTTATGAAAAAAAATGAGGCAAACAAATTTGATTTATTCAAAAAAATAATTTTTAGTACAGACGGTATTAGTATTCAAGAAGTCATCAATCAAAATGGTGATTCTAAAAGTACTATCTATCGTTATATCCAGCAAATAAATGAAGATTTAGCTCTTGCATTTCCAGATGAAGTGGTTCGAGTGAATCAAAAATCGGCTTTTTTATATGTGTCTCTTCCTAAATCCATGAACATCGCATATGTGATTGATTATTTAAGGTTCTACTATATTACTGTATCTCCTGAATATACGATTTTTTCTGCTGCTGCCGATAGAAACTATAGTTCTCTGGAATCTTTAGCCCAAAGCGTGAACTTAAGTCCGTCTTATACTTATAAAACATTAACTTCTTTGAATAAATTACTAAAGCCTTTCAATATTAAAACGGCTTTTGGTGATGAATCAAAAAAAACAAATATTTATGGTAACGAATTAGATATTCGCTTTTTTCTTTTTTTTAGTTACTGGTCTATATTAAAAGGATTGTTTTGGCCTTTTAATCGATCACCTAAGCATTTCAAAGACTTACCTGTTCCAATTTCAACGATGTTATCCCCTTCTCAACAAACTAGAATTCGTTATTTTCAAAATATTACTTATTGGCGAATTTTATATTTGCAGGAAAAAATAAACATCGATAGCGATTTTTTGACTTATTTACTTATTTTAAATAACGGAAATCCTACAATTTTTACACTAAATTTTGATAATGTTCTATCTACAGAAGAGCTCCGCACCGAAGAAGCTTATTTCGGTTTCCTAGCTAGGTTTTTCATCAGCGATATTGATACCGCAGAAATAAAAAAACAAACGGCTCAATTATTCATTGATTCTGATTTACCTTTAGTTAGTAGCTGTCACACACTACTAACTAAATTGCAAGAAAAATATACTCTTTTAATGAGTGAAGACGATTTTCATTTTTTTTTCTATCATTTAATGATGGCTTTAATTTATATCCAATATATTGGTATCGACTACGAAACATTACAAGAGTATGAAGAACGTCTATTTTTACTAGACACTGACACTGAAGACTTCAGTAGAATAGGAAAAGAACTTACTGAGTTCACTCGTTCGTTTTTAAAAAACGATTCTTTTTTCAAAAGAAATCTTTCCGATGGTTTGCTTAATTACCTAGTCAATCTTCTGTATTACATTGTAGATAGTTCAACAAAGATCGAACCTTTAACTATCTTTTGCCAATATTCAAAAAATCTCTACACTGTTGATGAAATAAAAAATGGTTTATTAACTATTTTTGGGAAAAAAATCATTCGCTTTACAAAAATTATTACAGAAGCTGACATTGTCATTTCAGACTGTTATGAGGGCGACATTGCTAATGATAACTTCTTTTATTTTGACAATCCTTTTGATCCAAACCTTTGGAAACAGTTGTCTTCATTTGTCAATTCACGCTTGCACAATGCGACCTTTTTTAAATAA
- a CDS encoding DUF916 and DUF3324 domain-containing protein has protein sequence MKQQSKPAFFLLIYIICTLFVIPQETYANEQPSPADIGFSYYVRKPENQHSDAGYFDLRMTPSQKQTVNLEVFNDSDRELTIELALNSAKTNSNGVVEYGPTEIKNDPSLKYDVKDIVKVPSEVKVAAHSSVMVPVEITMPAERFNGYISGGIQLKQKETEEQKKASEKSKGVVNKYAFLVGILLSETDEIVQPDLSFNKISAGLTNYRNAFLLNFSNTQMNYVEKMSVDVKVYKKGSDEVLYETKKANYRMAPNSMIDFPINLNGEPFEAGNYTSHILVTTDDKKWEWKEDFEVTNDEADKYNGQDVSLIQERGVNWKLIALIVSVVFILFIAVFSFVRYTANKKKKKNKKKKTSSKKKK, from the coding sequence ATGAAACAACAATCAAAACCAGCGTTTTTTTTACTTATTTACATAATTTGTACATTATTTGTCATCCCACAAGAAACATATGCTAATGAGCAACCAAGTCCAGCAGATATTGGATTTAGCTACTATGTAAGAAAACCTGAAAATCAACATAGTGATGCTGGATATTTTGATTTGCGTATGACTCCAAGTCAAAAGCAAACGGTTAACTTAGAAGTATTTAATGACTCGGATAGAGAATTAACGATAGAACTAGCACTGAATAGTGCAAAAACAAATAGCAATGGAGTAGTTGAATATGGACCTACAGAAATTAAGAATGATCCTTCACTAAAATATGATGTAAAAGATATCGTTAAAGTGCCAAGTGAAGTTAAGGTTGCAGCGCATTCTAGTGTTATGGTTCCAGTGGAAATAACTATGCCGGCAGAACGATTCAATGGATATATTTCTGGAGGCATTCAATTAAAACAAAAAGAAACAGAAGAACAAAAAAAAGCATCTGAAAAATCAAAAGGTGTCGTAAATAAATATGCTTTTTTAGTGGGAATATTACTAAGTGAGACGGATGAAATAGTTCAGCCAGACTTATCATTCAATAAAATTTCTGCAGGGTTAACGAATTATAGAAATGCATTTCTATTGAATTTTTCTAATACTCAAATGAATTATGTCGAAAAAATGTCAGTAGATGTTAAAGTATATAAAAAAGGTTCCGACGAAGTGCTGTATGAAACCAAAAAAGCAAATTATCGAATGGCGCCAAATTCAATGATTGATTTTCCGATTAACCTAAATGGTGAACCTTTTGAAGCTGGAAACTATACAAGTCATATATTAGTGACGACTGACGATAAAAAGTGGGAATGGAAAGAAGACTTTGAAGTAACAAATGATGAAGCCGATAAATATAATGGACAAGACGTATCACTGATTCAAGAAAGAGGAGTCAATTGGAAATTGATTGCATTAATTGTCAGTGTGGTATTTATCCTGTTTATAGCAGTATTTTCATTTGTACGATATACAGCTAATAAAAAGAAGAAAAAAAATAAAAAGAAGAAAACATCTTCTAAGAAAAAAAAATAG
- a CDS encoding WxL domain-containing protein, with product MKLTHKLCGAVLLGAVGVALAIPNTTKAADPDSKTGDMDIQFTRKTSGSVDIPNSEMSGSMSLSVDYKEFGVVAVTPLSFGEQQATATSRSYWAKNWTQSTGSSANFVAISDERAVADHRYTVAAQITKPLTSGSSVLAGSTVTLRNIHLQTQANIGDNVKLPAGAIVEPGSDRVVTNGESTLIINNTTPGAGIGTTTITFGHLNSADEKDSSKSVKLDIGKDDLIVEGDYRGEITWTMTEVK from the coding sequence ATGAAATTAACACACAAATTATGCGGCGCAGTATTATTAGGAGCTGTAGGAGTAGCTTTAGCTATTCCAAATACTACAAAAGCTGCCGATCCAGACTCAAAAACAGGTGACATGGACATCCAATTCACACGTAAAACAAGTGGATCAGTTGACATTCCTAATTCAGAAATGTCTGGTTCAATGAGTCTATCTGTGGATTACAAAGAATTTGGAGTTGTAGCAGTTACACCTTTAAGCTTTGGTGAGCAACAAGCTACAGCAACTTCACGTTCTTACTGGGCTAAAAACTGGACACAGTCTACTGGTTCTTCAGCTAACTTTGTAGCGATTAGTGATGAACGTGCGGTAGCAGATCACAGATACACAGTAGCTGCCCAAATTACTAAACCATTAACTTCAGGTAGTAGTGTTTTAGCAGGATCAACAGTAACTTTAAGAAATATCCATCTTCAAACTCAAGCTAATATTGGTGATAACGTTAAACTTCCTGCTGGTGCAATTGTTGAACCTGGAAGTGATAGAGTAGTTACAAATGGAGAATCTACACTAATTATTAATAATACTACTCCGGGTGCTGGAATAGGAACAACTACTATCACATTTGGCCATCTTAATTCAGCTGATGAAAAGGATTCTAGCAAGTCTGTAAAACTAGATATCGGTAAAGATGATCTTATTGTTGAAGGAGACTACAGAGGCGAAATTACTTGGACTATGACTGAAGTTAAATAA
- a CDS encoding winged helix-turn-helix domain-containing protein: MDALIIEETSTLGLKGTCELILELRRNFKALIWVVSQNISKTSKMVYLQLGADGVTDKEVEQEESIIQLSNLLKRVKEKTTTNDEKKKIVDIKHSEGSLDLIPENLSVMVEGQKEICLTKLEFQIISYLINHSGKAVTYEEIYEHVWKDDYNNCQEGNKQYRVSNLIFHLRKKLEKDSAKPKYIKTIRSKGYMLVL; the protein is encoded by the coding sequence ATGGATGCATTAATAATAGAAGAAACATCAACTTTAGGATTGAAAGGCACGTGCGAATTAATTTTGGAGTTGAGAAGAAACTTTAAAGCATTAATTTGGGTTGTTTCTCAAAATATCTCAAAAACAAGTAAAATGGTCTATCTTCAATTAGGTGCAGATGGGGTAACAGATAAAGAGGTGGAGCAAGAGGAATCCATTATACAACTATCTAACCTGTTGAAAAGAGTCAAAGAAAAAACGACAACTAATGATGAGAAAAAAAAAATAGTAGATATCAAACATTCTGAAGGTTCTTTAGATTTAATTCCGGAAAATTTGAGCGTTATGGTAGAAGGTCAAAAAGAAATTTGCTTAACCAAACTAGAATTTCAAATAATTTCTTATTTAATTAATCACAGTGGTAAGGCAGTAACATATGAAGAGATTTATGAACATGTATGGAAAGATGATTACAACAACTGTCAAGAAGGAAATAAGCAATACCGTGTTAGTAATCTTATTTTCCATTTACGCAAAAAACTAGAAAAAGACTCAGCTAAACCAAAGTACATCAAAACAATTCGCTCCAAAGGCTACATGTTGGTTTTATAA
- a CDS encoding WxL domain-containing protein yields the protein MRKIAWLSIGAFLVLALLNRPIASYAEDNTTGDMDIDLKIGDPKFGVMDPEHPSEELPVQEGTYGKTSGPLRIDYVPNLGFNSNKIFSKDISYSADALLFKGKIAPRGSFIQVSDYRGNGNGWALQVRQETQFKNQNKENSQLNGAVISLDKSWINTSNGMGQAPDISKEVIHLNNIGETYTLATAKKGTGTGTWSISFGASPDNQVGQNSTLTPRLDSEGKPVTNPSLDNQAVYMNDAVSLTIPGATKKDPGTYSTVLTWIISELP from the coding sequence ATGAGAAAGATTGCTTGGCTTTCTATTGGAGCGTTTCTAGTTTTAGCATTACTAAATAGACCGATTGCTTCATATGCTGAAGATAATACTACTGGTGATATGGATATAGATCTTAAAATTGGTGATCCGAAATTTGGAGTCATGGATCCAGAGCATCCGTCAGAAGAATTGCCTGTTCAAGAAGGCACTTACGGAAAAACAAGTGGTCCACTGAGAATTGATTATGTACCTAACCTAGGCTTTAATAGCAATAAAATTTTTTCTAAGGATATTAGCTATTCTGCTGATGCACTCCTATTTAAAGGGAAAATCGCCCCTCGTGGAAGCTTTATACAAGTTTCTGATTATCGAGGAAATGGTAATGGTTGGGCATTGCAAGTTCGCCAAGAAACACAATTTAAAAATCAGAATAAAGAGAACAGTCAATTAAATGGGGCCGTAATCTCTTTAGATAAATCTTGGATCAATACTTCAAATGGTATGGGCCAAGCTCCAGATATTTCAAAGGAAGTTATTCACTTGAATAATATAGGAGAAACTTACACACTAGCTACTGCAAAAAAAGGAACGGGAACAGGAACATGGAGCATCAGCTTTGGTGCATCACCTGACAATCAAGTTGGTCAAAATTCAACTTTAACTCCGCGATTAGATAGTGAAGGTAAACCAGTAACTAACCCTTCATTAGATAATCAGGCCGTTTACATGAATGATGCAGTTAGCTTAACTATCCCAGGAGCTACTAAAAAAGATCCTGGAACTTATTCAACGGTGTTAACTTGGATTATTTCCGAGTTGCCATAA
- a CDS encoding LPXTG cell wall anchor domain-containing protein, translating into MKTKGWLIRFTLSLILMVIFLSCSNERMYAADGGEAPTQGEITLVGDSSEPPKPSGSSEAPKASDSSSGAPTPVKPKGKFPSTGELVKAGLSVGGLALIAAVFIFFFIKKGKAEHENDGGNK; encoded by the coding sequence ATGAAAACAAAGGGTTGGTTGATTCGTTTTACACTGTCACTTATCTTAATGGTTATATTCTTATCATGTAGCAATGAAAGAATGTATGCTGCGGATGGTGGAGAAGCACCTACACAAGGAGAAATTACTTTAGTAGGTGACTCATCAGAACCACCTAAGCCTTCAGGAAGTAGTGAAGCGCCAAAAGCGTCTGATAGTTCAAGTGGTGCCCCTACTCCTGTTAAACCTAAAGGTAAGTTTCCTTCAACAGGTGAATTAGTAAAAGCAGGTTTATCCGTTGGTGGACTGGCATTGATTGCAGCAGTGTTTATCTTCTTCTTTATTAAAAAAGGAAAAGCAGAACATGAGAACGATGGAGGGAATAAGTGA